Proteins found in one Enterococcus sp. 9D6_DIV0238 genomic segment:
- a CDS encoding response regulator transcription factor: MYIEEGNLNCFNTVTIDKNNLSAELENKDAILIFPNNVDSEVAEICQLIMEIKMNSESFIWVVSKIYDEKKRVVYLQLGVDGNISTECSPRELQLIVKNALDRKSTYENQSVSQKDGTKSNESLPELNEKNLSFVAEGEEVPLTRTEYRLFKLLLSNPGIAFSYEELYRKVWNKPYKNEKYRVSNVVFHIREKLEEYSLSPNHIKTVRSVGYMISE, encoded by the coding sequence ATGTACATAGAAGAGGGGAATCTAAATTGCTTCAATACAGTTACTATTGATAAGAACAATTTGTCTGCTGAACTGGAAAACAAAGATGCTATATTGATTTTTCCAAATAATGTTGATTCTGAAGTCGCAGAAATTTGTCAACTTATTATGGAAATAAAAATGAACTCTGAATCATTTATTTGGGTCGTTTCCAAGATTTATGATGAAAAGAAGCGTGTAGTTTATCTGCAGCTAGGAGTGGATGGCAACATCAGTACTGAATGTTCGCCAAGAGAATTACAACTGATTGTAAAGAATGCACTGGATAGAAAAAGTACGTATGAAAACCAATCGGTTTCCCAAAAGGATGGAACAAAGTCAAATGAATCGTTACCTGAGTTGAATGAGAAAAATTTGAGTTTTGTTGCAGAAGGTGAAGAAGTTCCACTGACTAGAACAGAGTATCGTCTCTTTAAGTTGCTGCTGAGTAATCCGGGAATTGCTTTTTCATATGAAGAACTTTACAGAAAAGTTTGGAACAAACCATATAAAAATGAAAAGTATCGAGTGTCAAATGTTGTATTTCATATTCGGGAAAAGCTTGAGGAATACTCATTAAGTCCAAATCACATTAAAACAGTCCGTTCCGTCGGGTATATGATTTCTGAATAA
- a CDS encoding MucBP domain-containing protein, producing MKNKKRDEKMKRFKIGVSLLMCLTLVVSFFTYSFFAKEQPVKAAADITTSNYSIWTAATLSEANQSVSRLLAASKGSDSSRPYKDNATWSEGSLAALDKVYKVSSTVAATDDASANLSREQLIQTARGLEPAGTKNKASYVSLNNYPDDSGKYSLEYAISNMGLEAGEKLDVMFILDWSGSMKRQSVAPTAESSLINGRKMVEAFSQKLIESNADARIRLIAHNQKDNNTFDSELLPGVVSRNGIQKDSGFFQIDDSKQYLQTIQNMYTMQPQYDNDSIPWMIETATNLLKKTEAQGGVRSGAKPVMIVLSDFQLNIGGTNQNTVITKYKNSLTAYNSAFLGRAPTFIAAAYYNAYHVPGMGGSGVLPGVTDVQEAAIKATNSDWSAVHINESNYTTAEARLKDAIDTSVGYLPWNANLKTNAFNFTEYNSTDDEFVSLDAKNLAFKGLGDGVGTFTMNVNTAQYSNPKKGDMAQATTTATASTNEESVNFSPTSKLFLPITDAAVELYKYNGSGIQTSASNYALADTVVSSNYNAYGGTNYAKQSSILTSIDYLDSTKKTLTKQNAFDALKQGLGETEFNKLDFTQAGSLNADSLTVQFDSSKNVYKVYAESKATESTITVEHWIKGGAKISTTIQLDLSQKGEIGALANITPTAISGYTYVDSDSEPLASVTYGTKDKTVKLYYTENPKTAAMTVKYMDGTSTEIISSKSVEGTIGEAITEAQLNKGAVGTGYTFVKQTPTPAIFGTNTEVILYYTKDKVIGKVTVEYWDSDTNTKISGVSDDILEGEAGSTVNYTQKDIPKYEFDKAKSDIMPTTFTEGNVTVRQYYARVYTVTIEYWDAGTNAKIASETNTMITGKKDASLTYSPKDIDGYIYDPARSDKIPSSITGDATYRAYYNKAGLVTIEYWSSDTNQKIPGQQEDVLKGILDTKATITPKVISGYKFDAVRSDPLDNVTYKTGSNIIRLYYTQYVNLTVIFEKISPKEELGKVVVQAKIGDTVHLENDFSTIAAKLAELEKSYSVYKRPDNYDAYKVTSDDATLIYQFDGTLSLSSAPSLLEFGSNHEIMQLGEFKSERPSYDKPLTVTDTRADLSNWKISVKLTEDMHSRKKPTFILKDVLYYKDGDKLTAVTTDNPLDIVISKHSERGDYDVSKAEWENKSNGFIFKLGQNQYREIDDYDGTLQFTLTEAK from the coding sequence ATGAAAAACAAGAAAAGGGATGAAAAGATGAAGCGTTTTAAAATAGGGGTTTCACTTCTTATGTGTCTCACGTTAGTTGTCAGCTTCTTTACGTATAGTTTCTTTGCAAAAGAGCAACCCGTAAAGGCAGCAGCTGATATTACTACCTCAAATTACTCAATCTGGACAGCTGCAACCTTATCTGAAGCCAATCAATCAGTCAGCAGACTCTTGGCTGCTTCAAAAGGTTCCGACAGTTCACGACCATATAAAGATAATGCAACTTGGTCAGAAGGATCGCTTGCAGCACTTGATAAAGTGTACAAAGTGAGTAGTACAGTAGCTGCCACGGACGATGCCAGTGCGAATTTGTCAAGAGAGCAATTGATTCAAACGGCTCGTGGATTAGAGCCAGCTGGTACGAAGAACAAGGCTAGCTATGTTTCACTAAATAATTATCCAGATGATTCTGGGAAATATAGTTTGGAATATGCGATTTCTAATATGGGCTTAGAGGCTGGAGAAAAGCTAGATGTAATGTTTATCTTAGACTGGTCTGGTTCTATGAAAAGACAAAGTGTTGCACCAACTGCTGAGAGTTCACTGATTAATGGTCGCAAAATGGTTGAAGCCTTTAGTCAAAAGTTGATAGAATCCAACGCAGATGCCCGTATTCGTCTGATTGCACACAATCAGAAGGATAATAACACTTTCGACTCAGAATTGCTTCCAGGAGTAGTGTCCAGAAATGGTATTCAAAAAGATTCAGGATTCTTTCAAATCGATGATAGCAAACAGTATCTACAAACCATTCAAAATATGTACACAATGCAACCGCAATATGACAATGACTCGATTCCTTGGATGATCGAAACTGCGACCAATCTGCTTAAAAAGACAGAAGCACAAGGAGGCGTTCGTTCAGGAGCAAAACCTGTGATGATCGTACTAAGTGATTTTCAGCTGAATATTGGTGGAACAAACCAAAATACAGTCATAACAAAATATAAAAACAGTTTAACAGCTTATAATTCGGCATTCTTAGGAAGGGCACCCACGTTTATCGCAGCTGCGTACTATAATGCGTATCATGTGCCTGGAATGGGTGGTTCTGGTGTGCTCCCTGGAGTAACAGATGTACAAGAAGCTGCTATTAAGGCTACGAATTCTGATTGGTCAGCGGTTCATATTAATGAAAGCAACTATACCACTGCCGAAGCAAGGTTAAAAGATGCGATTGATACCAGTGTAGGGTATCTTCCATGGAATGCGAATCTAAAAACAAATGCGTTCAATTTTACTGAGTACAATTCTACTGATGATGAGTTTGTTTCATTAGATGCTAAAAATTTGGCATTTAAAGGGCTTGGAGATGGTGTAGGGACATTCACTATGAATGTAAATACCGCTCAATACAGTAATCCTAAAAAAGGTGACATGGCTCAGGCAACGACAACGGCAACTGCTAGTACAAATGAGGAGTCAGTAAACTTTAGCCCTACCTCTAAGCTATTCTTGCCGATCACTGATGCGGCTGTCGAATTGTATAAATACAACGGTTCGGGAATTCAAACATCAGCATCTAATTACGCATTGGCAGATACAGTAGTCAGCAGTAATTACAATGCTTACGGTGGAACAAATTATGCAAAACAAAGCAGCATTCTTACTTCAATAGATTACCTTGATAGTACGAAAAAGACTCTAACGAAGCAAAATGCGTTTGATGCATTAAAGCAAGGTCTTGGTGAGACTGAATTTAACAAACTTGACTTTACTCAAGCAGGTTCATTAAATGCCGATTCACTAACTGTTCAATTCGATTCCAGCAAAAACGTGTATAAAGTTTATGCAGAATCGAAAGCAACTGAAAGTACGATTACTGTTGAGCACTGGATCAAAGGCGGCGCAAAAATCTCAACAACCATTCAACTAGATCTATCACAAAAGGGAGAAATTGGCGCTCTTGCTAATATCACACCTACAGCTATCTCTGGGTACACGTATGTTGATTCTGATTCAGAGCCACTAGCTAGTGTGACATATGGCACTAAGGATAAAACAGTAAAACTGTATTATACGGAAAACCCTAAAACGGCTGCGATGACTGTGAAGTACATGGATGGTACGTCAACTGAAATCATCTCTTCGAAATCGGTAGAAGGAACTATTGGTGAAGCGATTACAGAAGCCCAATTAAATAAAGGTGCAGTAGGTACGGGCTATACATTTGTCAAACAAACACCAACACCAGCTATTTTTGGAACAAATACAGAAGTGATTCTGTACTATACCAAAGATAAGGTTATTGGAAAAGTCACTGTGGAATATTGGGATAGCGATACGAACACAAAAATCTCTGGTGTTTCTGATGACATACTAGAAGGTGAAGCTGGTTCAACTGTCAACTATACACAAAAAGATATTCCAAAATACGAATTCGACAAAGCTAAGTCTGATATTATGCCAACAACCTTTACTGAAGGGAATGTAACTGTTCGCCAGTATTATGCAAGGGTTTATACAGTGACCATTGAATATTGGGATGCTGGTACAAATGCTAAAATCGCTTCCGAAACAAATACCATGATTACTGGTAAAAAGGATGCTTCATTAACCTATTCTCCAAAAGATATAGATGGTTATATTTATGATCCAGCACGATCTGATAAAATTCCTTCATCTATTACAGGAGATGCAACTTATCGAGCGTACTATAATAAGGCAGGTTTGGTAACGATTGAATATTGGAGTTCTGATACTAATCAAAAGATACCTGGACAACAAGAGGATGTTTTAAAAGGTATTCTTGATACAAAAGCAACAATTACACCTAAAGTGATCTCAGGTTATAAATTTGATGCTGTAAGATCAGATCCTCTTGATAATGTGACATACAAAACTGGATCAAATATAATTCGGCTTTATTACACGCAGTATGTCAATTTGACAGTTATTTTTGAAAAGATCAGTCCTAAAGAAGAATTAGGGAAAGTTGTAGTACAGGCTAAAATTGGTGATACAGTTCATTTAGAAAATGATTTCAGTACTATTGCGGCGAAGTTGGCTGAATTGGAAAAGTCATATAGTGTATACAAAAGACCAGACAATTATGATGCTTACAAAGTTACAAGTGATGATGCGACACTGATTTATCAATTTGATGGTACCTTGTCCTTATCATCAGCACCTAGTTTATTAGAATTTGGTAGTAACCATGAGATTATGCAGCTAGGAGAATTTAAATCCGAACGACCATCGTATGATAAACCTTTAACGGTGACGGATACACGCGCAGATCTTTCTAATTGGAAAATTTCAGTAAAATTGACAGAAGACATGCATTCTAGGAAAAAGCCAACATTTATTTTAAAAGATGTACTTTACTACAAAGATGGAGATAAATTGACAGCTGTTACTACAGATAATCCTCTTGACATTGTTATAAGTAAACATAGCGAAAGAGGAGATTATGATGTAAGTAAAGCTGAGTGGGAAAATAAATCTAATGGATTTATTTTTAAACTAGGTCAAAATCAATATCGAGAAATTGATGATTACGATGGCACTCTTCAATTTACATTAACAGAAGCGAAATAA
- a CDS encoding LPXTG cell wall anchor domain-containing protein, which produces MRHKINYLLLSTLVISIVGVSSNQIVFAEGGSVQTNGKVSFYDETGTEPSNSTEPSDSSKESGGVNEPTTYPETSGDAIAKPVGKLPSTGELVLKSLTISGGILLVLSTFFILLKKKKGAK; this is translated from the coding sequence ATGAGACATAAAATTAATTATCTACTATTATCTACCCTCGTTATATCGATTGTAGGTGTAAGTAGTAATCAAATAGTTTTTGCTGAGGGTGGTTCAGTTCAAACCAATGGTAAGGTATCATTTTACGACGAAACAGGTACTGAACCAAGTAATTCAACTGAACCATCAGATTCTAGCAAAGAATCTGGCGGAGTAAATGAGCCAACAACTTACCCTGAAACTTCAGGTGATGCTATAGCAAAACCTGTTGGCAAACTACCATCAACTGGTGAACTAGTTCTAAAAAGTTTAACGATAAGCGGTGGAATATTACTTGTTTTAAGCACATTCTTTATTCTGTTGAAAAAGAAAAAGGGGGCAAAGTAG
- a CDS encoding WxL domain-containing protein, producing the protein MKKNTICIAFVAMANILCLLINNQQVLAESSENSPGHIRFTDDTDGGKNGIQDPEHPENIVDPGPSPSLSGDLRIDFVPQLDFSANKVSDKGMSLPVNAQLFLDETPVRGNFIQITDERPKALGWSLQMRQETQFQNMNTANNELKGAFLSFDKSWTNSTSDLASAPMVSKEVIEVNTIGETYTLATAKSGNGSGTWSVSFGASENNPLQLENTLTPRIDQKGEAVLNSDFANKQNYQNNAITLNIPAATKIDAVEYTTVITWILSELP; encoded by the coding sequence ATGAAAAAAAATACTATTTGTATCGCTTTTGTAGCTATGGCGAACATACTTTGTCTGTTAATCAATAATCAACAGGTATTGGCTGAATCAAGTGAGAATAGTCCAGGTCATATCAGATTTACAGACGATACTGATGGAGGCAAGAATGGGATCCAAGATCCCGAGCATCCAGAAAATATCGTTGATCCAGGACCAAGTCCAAGCTTATCTGGTGATTTACGGATAGATTTCGTTCCGCAGTTAGACTTTTCAGCTAATAAAGTTTCTGATAAAGGGATGAGCTTGCCTGTTAATGCGCAATTATTTCTTGATGAAACCCCAGTTCGCGGTAACTTCATCCAAATAACGGATGAGCGACCAAAAGCTTTGGGTTGGTCATTACAGATGCGCCAAGAAACACAATTTCAGAATATGAACACGGCTAATAATGAATTAAAGGGAGCTTTTCTTTCTTTTGATAAGTCATGGACGAATTCAACTTCTGATTTAGCTAGCGCGCCAATGGTTTCTAAAGAAGTAATTGAAGTCAACACTATAGGAGAAACTTATACTCTTGCAACTGCAAAATCAGGTAATGGGTCTGGAACTTGGTCGGTCTCGTTTGGTGCGTCAGAAAATAATCCGCTTCAATTAGAGAATACCTTGACACCAAGAATCGATCAAAAAGGCGAAGCTGTCCTTAACTCGGATTTTGCTAATAAGCAAAACTATCAAAATAATGCAATAACATTAAACATCCCTGCAGCAACAAAAATTGATGCTGTAGAGTACACAACGGTGATAACTTGGATTTTATCCGAGCTACCATAA
- a CDS encoding WxL domain-containing protein: MKLTHKLCGAALVAVAGVALAAPNTTKADTMNGKGHIGFTESTGIQTMTDNSTSKDSSGDTGTGSEITSNSTLTITDPGEFGIISVSPLEFKTHSVLSASQETFTADLYDNGGNKMANFVTYTDKRAENVRATHKLSAKLIQQFQTTSGTQLNGAKITYNNVWVNDYANAVQPSSILNNVTVELNQPSVFINNTKGTTNAGYGQHDVKFGETAGSANADKSVTLDIPKAQNPSVIAGDYNGVVEWTLSETL; the protein is encoded by the coding sequence ATGAAATTAACACACAAATTATGCGGAGCAGCATTAGTAGCAGTAGCTGGGGTTGCTTTAGCAGCACCAAACACAACAAAAGCGGATACGATGAACGGAAAAGGTCATATCGGTTTCACAGAATCAACTGGCATCCAAACAATGACAGATAACAGTACTTCAAAAGATTCAAGTGGTGACACAGGTACAGGTTCTGAAATTACTTCAAACTCAACATTGACAATTACTGATCCAGGTGAATTCGGAATTATCTCTGTATCACCACTAGAATTCAAAACACACTCAGTATTATCAGCATCTCAAGAAACATTTACAGCAGATTTATATGACAATGGCGGCAATAAAATGGCAAACTTTGTCACTTACACTGATAAACGTGCAGAAAATGTCCGTGCTACACACAAATTAAGTGCTAAATTGATCCAACAATTCCAAACAACTAGCGGTACACAATTAAACGGAGCAAAAATCACTTACAACAACGTATGGGTAAATGATTACGCAAATGCTGTTCAACCAAGCTCTATCTTGAACAACGTAACTGTAGAATTAAACCAACCTTCAGTATTTATCAACAATACAAAAGGAACAACTAATGCAGGATACGGACAACATGATGTGAAATTTGGGGAAACTGCTGGATCTGCTAATGCAGACAAATCAGTAACATTGGATATTCCAAAAGCACAAAATCCATCTGTGATCGCTGGAGATTATAACGGCGTTGTTGAGTGGACTTTATCAGAAACTCTTTAA
- a CDS encoding DUF916 and DUF3324 domain-containing protein — protein MRKTIGTLAIALLYIVGIFSFSLSAEASVGFTYKVNRPENQRNMDVGYFDLKMNPGQKQSVTIDLTNESDKEVVAVVSLNSAKTSSNGVIEYGPNEIDNDKSLKYDFKNVVKAPEKVTIPAKSTVPVKLDITMPEATFDGVISGGIQLKGEVDKKNREKQKGVINEYAYVVGMLLSETDTVVTPELALNKVSAGSNNYRNSVFVNFSNIKPAYLENLTMDVQIMKKGSEAVLYDTKKANMRVAPNSMVDFPVSMNGERMVPGDYSAHVVASTKDKKWEWDEDFTITDEEADKYNDEDISLVKEQGINWKMIAMIVGSVIAVIVVIYIIVRASLNKNKKKKRKNKKKK, from the coding sequence ATGAGAAAAACAATAGGAACATTAGCAATAGCTTTATTATACATAGTAGGAATTTTTTCATTTAGTTTATCTGCGGAAGCAAGCGTGGGCTTTACATATAAGGTGAACCGACCAGAAAATCAAAGAAATATGGACGTCGGCTATTTTGATCTTAAAATGAACCCAGGTCAAAAGCAGTCAGTAACAATCGATTTGACAAACGAGTCTGATAAAGAAGTTGTTGCTGTAGTTTCCTTAAATAGTGCGAAAACAAGTAGTAACGGAGTCATTGAATATGGACCTAATGAAATTGATAATGACAAATCTCTAAAGTATGACTTTAAAAATGTCGTGAAAGCACCAGAAAAAGTAACGATACCAGCAAAGAGTACTGTACCAGTGAAATTGGATATCACCATGCCGGAAGCGACTTTTGATGGAGTGATTTCTGGAGGAATCCAGCTAAAAGGCGAGGTAGATAAAAAGAATCGTGAAAAACAAAAAGGCGTTATCAACGAATATGCATATGTTGTCGGGATGCTGCTTTCCGAAACAGACACCGTTGTTACTCCAGAATTAGCGTTGAATAAAGTAAGCGCTGGGTCAAACAATTACCGTAATAGTGTGTTTGTGAATTTTTCCAACATTAAACCAGCATACTTAGAAAATCTAACAATGGATGTCCAAATCATGAAAAAAGGTTCTGAAGCTGTACTATATGATACCAAAAAGGCAAACATGCGTGTGGCACCAAATAGTATGGTCGACTTTCCAGTATCGATGAATGGTGAACGAATGGTACCAGGTGACTATAGTGCGCATGTCGTAGCAAGTACAAAGGATAAAAAGTGGGAATGGGACGAAGATTTCACAATTACAGATGAGGAAGCGGATAAATATAATGATGAAGATATCAGTTTAGTAAAAGAACAAGGTATCAATTGGAAAATGATCGCCATGATCGTCGGAAGTGTTATTGCCGTAATCGTTGTTATTTACATCATCGTTCGAGCTAGTTTAAATAAAAACAAGAAAAAGAAGCGGAAGAACAAGAAGAAAAAATAA
- the lepB gene encoding signal peptidase I, with product MTKKDVKKKTDTSKKYSKSSSIKPKAKRNPQQRKAKLSDKRRKKKQTKKLKKRLVNKLVELGLTLAICILLLILMNLFVFSISKFEGYSMVPTLSDQDRLFVSKLSKIKRFDLVYIKDGNNEVSVRRIIGLPNEQVAYRDDELYINNELKAERFLSKRIREESEEPITENFDLYDLFQKDMVPPNKYFVLGDNREYATDSREYGFVDEKAIIGIVKAKVFPFYDMRQF from the coding sequence ATGACAAAAAAAGATGTAAAGAAGAAGACAGACACTTCAAAGAAATATTCGAAGTCTAGTAGCATAAAGCCAAAAGCAAAACGAAATCCACAGCAGAGAAAAGCAAAACTTTCTGATAAACGAAGAAAGAAAAAACAGACTAAAAAATTGAAAAAAAGATTAGTAAATAAACTAGTTGAACTGGGCCTTACTTTAGCGATCTGCATTTTACTACTTATTCTCATGAATCTTTTTGTATTTAGCATTTCTAAATTTGAGGGCTATTCAATGGTTCCGACTCTGAGTGACCAAGATCGTTTGTTTGTCTCCAAATTATCAAAAATAAAAAGATTTGATCTTGTTTATATAAAGGATGGGAATAATGAAGTAAGTGTTCGGCGAATCATCGGTTTGCCAAACGAGCAGGTTGCTTATCGAGATGATGAACTGTATATAAACAACGAATTGAAAGCTGAGCGTTTTTTATCAAAACGAATCAGAGAGGAGTCGGAGGAGCCGATCACAGAGAATTTTGACCTATACGATTTATTTCAAAAGGACATGGTTCCTCCGAATAAGTACTTTGTTTTAGGTGATAATCGAGAATATGCTACAGATAGTAGAGAATATGGGTTTGTTGATGAAAAGGCAATAATCGGTATTGTCAAAGCTAAAGTGTTTCCTTTTTACGATATGAGACAGTTTTAA
- the lepB gene encoding signal peptidase I: MKKINEQAIRSKRKYKKNVTMSKAVDKRKKSKKRPSNVKSKKRRLWSFLHDKNTIYLLLFLLTVIVFQTNFFAHRVDGVSMQPTFLNNDLVLLRKTRKIQRYEIVTFRPEEDRSSSYIKRVIGVPGDYIWVDGNTLFLAYKDNTQQFVETPKRIENMSDGMIKINVSDEAAKELAQYDQIPKGCYFVQGDNRNNSNDSRNFGLVKDEQIEGTLFLRYFPINKFGVPK; encoded by the coding sequence ATGAAGAAGATAAATGAACAAGCAATACGATCAAAAAGGAAATATAAAAAGAATGTCACGATGTCAAAGGCGGTAGATAAGCGCAAGAAAAGTAAAAAGAGGCCTTCAAACGTGAAGAGTAAAAAAAGACGTTTATGGAGTTTTTTACATGACAAGAATACGATCTATTTACTGCTGTTTTTGTTGACTGTGATTGTTTTCCAAACTAATTTTTTTGCACATAGAGTAGATGGTGTATCTATGCAACCTACATTTCTTAATAATGATCTTGTCCTTTTGAGAAAGACAAGAAAAATACAAAGATATGAAATCGTGACGTTTCGACCCGAAGAAGACAGATCCTCTTCTTATATTAAAAGAGTGATTGGTGTTCCGGGAGATTACATATGGGTAGACGGGAATACTTTGTTTTTAGCATATAAAGATAATACTCAACAGTTCGTAGAAACACCAAAAAGAATAGAAAATATGTCAGACGGCATGATAAAAATCAATGTATCTGATGAAGCGGCTAAAGAATTGGCGCAGTATGATCAAATTCCAAAAGGATGTTACTTCGTTCAAGGAGATAATCGGAATAACTCAAATGATAGTAGGAACTTTGGTTTGGTGAAAGATGAACAAATAGAAGGTACATTGTTCTTGAGATATTTTCCAATCAATAAATTTGGAGTTCCAAAATAA